The following proteins come from a genomic window of Alnus glutinosa chromosome 10, dhAlnGlut1.1, whole genome shotgun sequence:
- the LOC133879759 gene encoding putative RING-type E3 ubiquitin transferase C3H69 isoform X2, whose product MSKRVLCKFFSHGACLKGEHCEFSHDWKAAPNNVCTYYQKGICTYGSRCRYEHVKASRGHSSASSSSTNAQQSLISDPVPQGCSARTAFVGVTPVLGTPMEISASNRPLIPAAKPAWNQEFGHHDPLDDEDIGEPSSNGPADHSICSFAAAGNCPRGEKCPHIHGDLCPTCGKHCLNPFRPEERQEHLKMCEKKQKHLEALKHSQEIECSVCLERVLSKLTVPERKFGLLSECDHPFCISCIRNWRSSSPTSGMDVNNALRACPICRKLSYFVIPSVIWYTTKEEKQEIVESYKTKLKSIDCKHFDFGNGNCPFGTSCFYKHAYRNGRLEEVVIRHLGAEDGHTVIAKDIRLSDFLANLHIR is encoded by the exons ATGTCCAAGAG GGTTCTTTGTAAGTTCTTTTCTCATGGGGCATGTCTAAAAGGGGAGCATTGTGAGTTTTCACATGATTGGAAAGCCGCTCcaaataat GTTTGCACCTATTACCAGAAAGGAATTTGTACGTATGGTAGTCGTTGCAGATACGAACATGTTAAAGCTTCTCGAGGCCATTCTTCTGCTtcatcttcatcaacaaatgCACAGCAATCTCTGATTTCAGATCCTGTTCCTCAAGGTTGTAGTGCTAGAACTGCATTTGTTGGGGTTACTCCAGTCCTAGGTACTCCCATGGAGATATCTGCTTCAAATAGACCTTTAATTCCTGCTGCTAAACCTGCATGGAATCAAGAGTTTGGGCACCATGATCCTCTAGATGATGAGGATATTGGGGAGCCTAGCAGTAATGGACCAGCTGACCATTCTATCTGTTCATTTGCTGCTGCTGGTAATTGTCCGCGTGGAGAAAAATGTCCTCATATTCACGGTGACTTATGTCCCACTTGTGGAAAACATTGCTTGAATCCTTTCAGACCTGAGGAAAGACAGGAACACTTGAAGATGtgtgaaaaaaaacaaaagcacctGGAGGCGTTGAAACATAGTCAAGAAATAGAATGCAGTGTTTGCCTGGAACGAGTTCTCTCAAAGCTAACAGTACCAGAACGGAAATTTGGGTTGCTGTCCGAATGTGATCATCCATTCTGTATATCCTGTATCAGGAATTGGCGTAGTAGTTCTCCGACCTCTGGGATGGATGTTAATAATGCTTTGAGGGCGTGCCCAATTTGTCGCAAGTTATCGTACTTTGTTATTCCAAGTGTCATTTGGTATACTACAAAGGAAGAGAAGCAGGAAATTGTTGAAAGCTACAAGACTAAGCTCAA GTCAATTGATTGCAAGCACTTTGACTTTGGGAATGGAAACTGCCCATTTGGGACTAGTTGCTTTTACAAG CATGCATATCGAAATGGCAGACTGGAGGAGGTAGTTATACGTCATCTTGGGGCTGAAGATGGACACACTGTGATAGCTAAGGACATAAG GCTGTCAGATTTCCTTGCTAACTTGCATATAAGGTGA
- the LOC133879759 gene encoding putative RING-type E3 ubiquitin transferase C3H69 isoform X1, with protein sequence MSKRVLCKFFSHGACLKGEHCEFSHDWKAAPNNVCTYYQKGICTYGSRCRYEHVKASRGHSSASSSSTNAQQSLISDPVPQGCSARTAFVGVTPVLGTPMEISASNRPLIPAAKPAWNQEFGHHDPLDDEDIGEPSSNGPADHSICSFAAAGNCPRGEKCPHIHGDLCPTCGKHCLNPFRPEERQEHLKMCEKKQKHLEALKHSQEIECSVCLERVLSKLTVPERKFGLLSECDHPFCISCIRNWRSSSPTSGMDVNNALRACPICRKLSYFVIPSVIWYTTKEEKQEIVESYKTKLKSIDCKHFDFGNGNCPFGTSCFYKHTVKPGSYTWRHLRPPPRRPRPHRTNFVAMDDSFDVFEPLEGLEDYNAEDLFNEELTSLEMALLLMDMGFDTCDSSSDEEDFYSP encoded by the exons ATGTCCAAGAG GGTTCTTTGTAAGTTCTTTTCTCATGGGGCATGTCTAAAAGGGGAGCATTGTGAGTTTTCACATGATTGGAAAGCCGCTCcaaataat GTTTGCACCTATTACCAGAAAGGAATTTGTACGTATGGTAGTCGTTGCAGATACGAACATGTTAAAGCTTCTCGAGGCCATTCTTCTGCTtcatcttcatcaacaaatgCACAGCAATCTCTGATTTCAGATCCTGTTCCTCAAGGTTGTAGTGCTAGAACTGCATTTGTTGGGGTTACTCCAGTCCTAGGTACTCCCATGGAGATATCTGCTTCAAATAGACCTTTAATTCCTGCTGCTAAACCTGCATGGAATCAAGAGTTTGGGCACCATGATCCTCTAGATGATGAGGATATTGGGGAGCCTAGCAGTAATGGACCAGCTGACCATTCTATCTGTTCATTTGCTGCTGCTGGTAATTGTCCGCGTGGAGAAAAATGTCCTCATATTCACGGTGACTTATGTCCCACTTGTGGAAAACATTGCTTGAATCCTTTCAGACCTGAGGAAAGACAGGAACACTTGAAGATGtgtgaaaaaaaacaaaagcacctGGAGGCGTTGAAACATAGTCAAGAAATAGAATGCAGTGTTTGCCTGGAACGAGTTCTCTCAAAGCTAACAGTACCAGAACGGAAATTTGGGTTGCTGTCCGAATGTGATCATCCATTCTGTATATCCTGTATCAGGAATTGGCGTAGTAGTTCTCCGACCTCTGGGATGGATGTTAATAATGCTTTGAGGGCGTGCCCAATTTGTCGCAAGTTATCGTACTTTGTTATTCCAAGTGTCATTTGGTATACTACAAAGGAAGAGAAGCAGGAAATTGTTGAAAGCTACAAGACTAAGCTCAA GTCAATTGATTGCAAGCACTTTGACTTTGGGAATGGAAACTGCCCATTTGGGACTAGTTGCTTTTACAAG CATACGGTCAAGCCAGGCTCGTACACATGGAGACATCTCAGGCCACCTCCACGAAGGCCACGTCCACACAGAACCAATTTTGTGGCTATGGATGACTCGTTTGATGTGTTCGAGCCCTTGGAAGGATTGGAGGATTATAATGCTGAAGATTTATTTAACGAAGAATTAACATCCTTGGAGATGGCTCTTTTATTGATGGATATGGGTTTTGATACATGTGACTCATCAAGTGATGAGGAAGATTTTTATAGCCCATGA
- the LOC133880361 gene encoding uncharacterized protein LOC133880361, with product MSSAFYDLSQRLISNCKPSNGIKIKTCLNTNRSRPSTAQIQTKKRCLRCKTLYSDEDNSPTACSFHGHTTGEKGLFALAPPHQGIDGEWSDRSGVIVYKWNEKNNRPNTGSANWKKRWSCCAEYDENASPCRRGWHVSYDDGFTLH from the exons ATGTCTTCGGCTTTTTACGATCTTTCTCAACGCCTCATCAGCAATTGCAAGCCATCAAATGGGATAAAGATCAAGACTTGCTTGAACACCAACCGGAGCAGACCAAGCACAGCCCAAATTCAAACAAAGAAGCGATGCCTAAGGTGCAAGACCCTTTACTCGGACGAAGATAATTCCCCTACTGCTTGCTCCTTCCACGGCCACACCACTG GAGAGAAGGGATTGTTTGCATTGGCTCCACCGCACCAAGGAATTGATGGAGAGTGGAGTGACCGATCTGGAGTAATTGTTTACAAATGGAATGAAAAGAATAATAGACCAAACACTGGAAGTGCCAATTGGAAGAAAAGATGGAGCTGTTGTGCTGAGTATGATGAAAATGCCTCACCTTGTCGACGAGGGTGGCATGTTTCCTATGATGATGGGTTCACTTTGCATTAG